The genomic region CTGTCTTATTGCCAGCCTGCCCCCAGCACATAGACGCGGCATAGGCAGATGGGGTTTGTGACTCTGCCAACAGGGCAAGGcagcctgtagggttgccagcctccaggtggggcctggagatttccagatggcagagatcagcttccctggagaaaatggctgctttgaagggtggatgctatggcattgtactatgctgaggcccctctccttcccaaactccgccctctcccagatccatccccaatgtatccaagtattttccaacacaaatctAGCAACCCTAATTGACTACTAGACTACCAGTGAAATCATAGTAGGCAAGGAGGAGGATGGTGCAGGCTGTAATGTAACCACATActgcatctgaagaaatgagcagtgactcacgaaagctcatgccccactacaaattttgttagtctttaaggtgctactggactcttagaCTGATTCCTCATTAgtggttgctctgcccccaggcttctgcttttcccagctcaagtgatcagttccccaccagttgctgcacaggcacattttgatccacagctccctccaattttgcTCGTGGTTTCTTGCTCTTGTTTTCTGGAGAGCAAGAAACcgtgagggaaactggagggagccagggctttttttgagcaagaatgcacaggaacgcagttccggctggcttggcatcagggggtgtggcctaatatgcaaatgaacttctgctgggctttttctacaaaaatgccctatgctaaagaatggtgatgtcagggggtgtggcctaatatgaaaatgagttcctgctgggctttttctacaaaaaaggccctggaggaagccatggatcaaaatgctcctgtgcagcaactggtggggaattgatcacttgagcaggggaaagcagaagcctgggggcagaacaATTACCAGTGAGGAATTAGTAttactcttttcttctgctacagacagactaacatggttgGTTACCCATTTCGATCTATTTTCCATTTTGAACATCTTGTTGCATATTTGCTATTTGGTGATTGCTGTTAATACAGTGCAAAGTTGGCCTTTAGATTTTGGGCTAGAACTTGCTGGAGTGAGATGAAATGTAGTGGAGATGGGGAATAGTAATCGAGTCacaggtggggttgccaatctccagatggggtctggtaggcttcccaatccccaggtcccagcgggagtcaTCTGGTTTTACAGTTTTCCCCCGCCCCacagccagctagccggcggggggaagccccaccccccacagctctagatctccggcagttttagggaattgatccacggatatcagaggctctaggggggctatgttttgaggtagaggcaccaaattttcagtatagcatctagtgcctcttctcaaaatacctcccaagtttcaaaacgattggaccaggaagtccaattctatgagcccccaaagaaggtgcccctatccttcattatttcctatggaaggaaggcatttaaaaaggtgtgctgtccctttcaatgtgatggccagaactcccttggagttcaattatgcttgtcacagccttgctcctggctccacccctaatgtctcctggctccacccccaaagtctcctggctccatccccaaagtccccagatatttcttgaattggacatggcaaccctagggtctggcgatctcctggaattacaactgatctccagctgacaggtATCAGTTTCCCGGgcgaaaatgactgctttggagggtggattcgaTGGCAACatatcttgctgaggtccctcccctccccaaagccgaccctccctaggctccactcccaaaatctccaaactggagttggcaaccttagtcatGGGATAGCCAGAGCACAAATATGGCTGAACATTTGGGGTGCAAATAGCTTTTGAACCAAGCAGGAAATAACACCTCATCACTCTAAGATCTTTATCCTTCCACTCGAAGCCCTGGGGGGGAGCGGCATAAGCTACACATTATGTtttctttgctccccccccccccccccggctcctgGCGATCAGATGCGTGCTGCAATTTCTGTGCATGGAACTCAGTTCCTTCCCACCCTCAGGGCTGAATGCCTCTTCTAGAAACTTTCTGCCATTCCTTCTTTTACACATTTTTGTATTGAAAATCCTTTCTTTTCTTAGTGTCATAAGGGCTGCCCTTTTAGTCAATCTAAATGTTTCAAATGTATTAAACTAATTAATCTAACCTATGCTCTAGAAGATTCTGTGGGACTGTACCGCATACTAAGAAACTGCTTTCTCCACTCTGCTAAAACCTTGCACCTAAATCAACTAAATCCATGTTGCTTTTAGAATAATTCTGTTACAATGGTTATATTGTTGTGGGGAGGGTGACAAAAGAAAAGAATgtatttcaaggacaacatctagAAAAACAAGCAATTTATTTTACAGCTTTCGAAAAAGtgtgtggtttaaaaaaaaaacagtttttaaaacaatttcatcTGATGGCAAGGTAGCAAAGATTTACATCAGTAAAGTTGCACTGAAATTACTACGAGTAGAGTATGCGAGTAGTGTAgcggttagagcaggggtgtcaaacgtgcggcccaggggccagatcaggcccccggggggttcctatcaggcctgtgagcaagtcctctttcttctccttctctcgtttccttctgtgtcacagcttgcttttccaggcttgctcaattgcacaggagctacagaacaaagcctctatttttccattggctgaggctcctcacttggggaggaagtggggggaggaagaccttgctttgccagactctctcaattgcatagcagagctactgagccaagcctcttttccttccattggctgaggctccatcccctcattatcccctggggagggagggaaagagacagcttcctttgcccagttccctcgctCATACAAGTgatatacaaaatctttaattgtatttgtttgtgtcctttataaagtttatatctccgctgcctggcattacattttgacaCATATggactggcccaacaaggtctcagattcagccctcatagcaaatgagttcgacacccctgagttagagtgttggactaggatctgggaagtcCAGTTTTGcatcccctctctgccatggacACCTGTtggggaccttgggccagccgcACATTTAGCCTAACGttcctcactggcttgttgtgaggacagaacagaggagaggagaatgatgtaagctgctttgggtccccacaggggagaaaagctgtgtatgaatgaagtaaataaacacttCTGGGCTCAAAGCCTGAATGTTTCTCATACTTAAGGGCTCAAGAGGACCTTTCTTTCTATGCATGCCTCTTTGTTCCAACTGCCCCTAACAAATTGTTCTGGTCTCTTTCCCTTGTAAAATTCTGTCCCTGTTTTGCCTTGGAGGGGAGATATTTAGCACGTTTCCATggggaaggactgtggctcagtagcagaacatctgtttttcatagggttgccaatccccagtttggggaggggatcccctggtttgcaggccctccctcccctcagggtcatcagaaagtgtgtggggcagaaatgtctgttgggcacttcattataccctatggagaccagttctcatagggtataacgaagaatcaatctgtgggtatcgggggctctgagggggctgtttttttgaggtagaggcaccacattttcggCACAGCTGCctggagcaaaaaaaaatcctgtccctTCAATGGAGGGTTAATAGGATGTTATTTGCCTGGTGAAATATGCCATGAAAGGCTTTGGCTGCCCATTTTCATTAAGCCTCAGTTACAGGGACAAGACATAGGTTCTCCAGTCgtgttggcaaccctgtggccCAAGCACAGTTTTGCTACCTTACTGACAAAGAGACCAGTCTTTGTTTCTCTCCTGGGTATTACAACTGCCAGAGAAGGAGCTCCTTTTTTGGACATAGATCATTTCTGCTGTAATGCAAAACGTTCTTGGTTGTTCTTGTGCTAGGCTTAATCTGCCCCAGCAGCCAGTCAAACTGGGGCCTGCCAAGGAATttacattgatttatacaaagacTTCTCTCACACAAAGCCAGAATTACGATACCAGGAGGATGGGTTTTCCTCAGCAGAAAAGCGCATAACTCTTCTCTCACCTTTCTACCCCTCTTCTTCAATTTCATGCTAAAATAACCCCTATAGTTTAAGCAGGAGATTTCTTTCAGTAATCACTAAACTAGAGCTGGTGGGAAACCTGTCAATAAGTATATTAACTTTTGATAGGGGgacacccaagttcaaatccctgctcagccttaaacCCTGTGGGTGCAAACCTTATTTCTCCATTGTTTAGGAATAGGCTAGAGGTAGAGTTGATCATTTGCCTGTTTAAAGAAAAAAGATTTGGTCAATTGACTGGTCAAATTGGGCAAGTATTTCAAAACTTTTAATTTTATTGgactaagtttttaaaaaatactttaatTATGTTTTTGAGACCCTGCTAATCACAAAAACAAGCTAGTTACTGTGTGCTGCAATGAAATAGACTTTTCAAACCATGTAATGAATTTATTATAACTTTTCTAGGAGGTTTCTACAGCTGCCAGCAATACACTGAACAGCCCTTTGGCTTTTGTCCTGGAACACCAGGGTCAGCCTATGGTCacaaaatttaaaacaatggaaataaaatggaaataaagcaaacagCAAAACCATTGTCAGTGTTTAAAGGCAGCTGTGCTAAATAGACAGTAAGCCAGCTATTCCTTGTTTGGAGAGGCCTGCAGAGACTGTGTGGTGAGAAGGGagtcttttgcagaaaaagcccagcaggaactcatttgcatattaggccacacctgctgaccaatgttccctctaagttgtggagttttgtgagcaaaaattctattgtgtgagctactggcattaaagttatgagcctgccatttggctactgcataaattagtttgttctggggccatttttcctgagctaagacaaaaatgtgtgagccagaggctaaaaaactgtgagctagctcacacaagctcaccttagagggaacagtgcttctgacactaagccagccagaactgcgttcctgtgcattcctgctcaaaaaaagccctgatggtgaaCATGAGATGTTTTGCTAGATTTGCAGCTGCCTTTCTGCAAGCTATTTAACACATTGGTTGGCAGCAAGCCCAGGTCTGATAGGTAACCAGCTACCTGAGCAACTGTGCCCatacaaaaacttggttttggttGCCTTTGCAGTGGGCATTTTTAATTTTACACTTAAAACATTTCGGAAGCATATCCCCAAAATGGAAAAAGTGAAAAAGTCCTCAAGCATGGCCATTCAAATCAGTTAAATGGTCTGTCTACTGTATATGCATGCCAAAGATGCCAATTCTTTTGCTTCAAAAGAAAAGCAAATGGTATGTGCTGATAATATTGCTATGGGTTTTAGGAGAGTTTAGTCTAGGACAGTGAgtttatgttttattctgatttatTTAAAATTCTGTATTTTATCTATATAGACCCTAGGATTACCATTTGCCTGCTTTCTGTGCTGGCACTCAGTATAGCAGTGGGGGGAATATGGAGGGGGATGGAGTTGTATGACActatgacatcatttccaccTGAAAAACTGGAGTGTGCAATGCTCTAGGAGTCTTCCTCATCTACATGATAAAAATCATAGAGATTGGGAGGTTCCTGAAGCTTTGCACAacttggtgatgtcacttcctgttttccagccagaaatgatgtcacagtgtTGTACAATGCTACTGACAACTGTCTCTACCCGACTCTGATCCTTGATTGCCAGCTAAGGCCAACATTAATAGGCACACCTGTTAACAAATACCAAAATGCTATAGTGatggttttaaaaaatactgcAGATGCTGTTAGGTCAAACCAAATTTTCTTGCAATTTAATCCAGAATATGTTCAAGAACAGGTCTTTTAAGTTTGCCCTGAGACTAAATCAGAATACTTAACTcaaggccttttttgagcaggaacacacaggaatgcagttctgactgacttggtgccagggagcgttgtctaatatgcaaatgagttcctgctgggatttttctacaaaaaaaccctgacttcACTAAATGTTCCATTTCATTTTTCCCCCCTAGGCTTCCTGGAGAGGTGGATCCCACCACAGTGTTTGCTTCCTTATCACCAGAGGGGCTGCTGATCATCGAGGGTCCTCAGATACCTCCCTACTACCAGTATGGAGACAGTAGCTATGGTAACGAGATACCCGTGGACAACCAAGAAACCACCTGTGCCTGAAGCCTCTCATTGCATTTCCTCCCCTTCAACCCTTGCTCTTCCCTCCTTGTGTGACTGCGTTCGCCAAAAGCCGATTTGATTTTGTACATTTTCTTATAAGATCCTCTTTTGTAAAAACATGTCCTGCTGCTTCCCAAGTTCTAGTCAGATCTCTGTGTTGTTGGGAGAAGGTGAGTGTCCTGGCACCCTGGAAACCACATGTCCCATGGTTCCTTGTGGCTCAGATACTGTTGTGAGCATGCACAGCTGCATCCCAGGCCTAAAGAAGCCTGGGACATCTATCTCAAGTTGGAGGCTTTTTTTCTCggggtgtgtgagtgtgtgtgtgtgtgtgtaaaatgccatcaagtcacagatgacttatggcaaccctggcaagggctttcaaggcaagagagaagcagaggtagtttgccattctgTTCCTCTGTAGAATcgtccttggcagtctcccatccaagtaccaaaccctgcttagcttccgagttcTGActatataccatgctgccttccctcccgtTTCCTTCAGCAGCCATTGTTATAACATCTCACATGTTATAACATCCCATATTTTTGATACAGCTCCTGAGGCCCTATAATAGTGGCCTTGAACCAGAGGAACACCATCCAGCAAGACCTGTAGCACTTCCAAACACACTTGAGGCCGATTCTGAGGAGGAAGCTTCCTGAAGACATCCCCAAGGAGCACAGGATGCCAACTTCTGACCCTAGGACTGGTGTTTCAGATCTTTCTGgcagggagctggttccaaacTATATTGTCAGTTTCCACTGATTCTTCCTACTTGTAGATACTTGaggttccctctccccccacccctgtcccCTGGAAGCAGCACTTTTTGGAGATCAGTGGGTAGCAGGAAAGTTCCATACTACTGATGAAAAATTTCATCTGCATCCAACCCAGGGAGTTTAAAAACCCAGATTCATTAACCTACCTAAGGAAGTCTGGATGTTCTACAGGCCCCCAGCTGAGGAGGCAACAGGCTTAAGAGCCTGCAGCTAGCGACTTACTTGCTAGACCTTTAAACTCCATGCACCTCATTCTTAGGTGGCAAAGATGTGGCAGTCATCGGTCTTGCTCAAGGTACCTAAGGGCTTATCGGAAATCCACCCGCTGTGAAAGCCAGACTGCTGCTCTAGCACTCAAAATTGGTTTAGATATGGAATCCCTTGCTATCTACCATGGAACTCACAACCTTTTCTGCTTGCTGTGCCTGTTTGTCTGATCCCAATCTGTACCCTTTTCTTCTTGCCTCTGTCGTCCTTATTTGGCCATCTGAAGTTCTTGCCAAGCCTGATGTGTGTCTTCTAAGAGCTTCAGGCCTAGAATACTAGCCATTGTGCATATGCAGAACCAGATATAGCTCCTGCCTCAAAGGTATCAGCCAAGGAGGTAAAGGATCTCATGGGCAGCAAAAATAATTTCTGCAAGTTCACACACTGCTGGGATAGCCAGCCCTTGTTGAACATTTACCTTGAATTGACCATGATTCTCAGCCCCTTGGATTGTGGGGCTACCAGTGACCCATCAAAACACTTACCAACCTACTACTGATTTTGCACTGAAATTGCTCCTGCAATTGGTCCATCTGAGTTTACAGATGTTTCTGGAGCATCAATGCTGAATTACTGAAGAAGACAAGAACATCTTCATCCTTGAGAGCGGTGGAGCCAGCTGGCATCTCTTCTTCACTACTACCACAACGACCCTTCCAGCGTCAGGATGAGCCAAGCTAGTCTTTTTTTTTACAACTGAGACTGCAACAACATCACAGTGGCTTCTCCTTCCTGTATAAGCACGCTCTCCCACATCAATTAACACCCTTTATGAATCACAGTCCCATCAAGGTCTTACATGCTCCAGTTTTTGTTTATCCAAGTATATAGCAACAAGTCGTCTTTGTCATTTGTTGGATGTCAGTGTATGTGGAATATTTATGGCAATAGGAAGAAATAGCTTTAAATGTTTATTATGGTCCTACCCATATGTCACTTCCCCCATGGAGTAGGGTACTTTGTTTCTATTGAGAAAAAAACACAAGAGTATGTTGTAGACTGACAAGCTGTCAACAGACCAgaactattttaaaaatatataagacATAACTGTTTAgacctatttctttttctttttttcaaatgaGATTTGTGCGTTTATTTGATTAATAAATTCAAGGTGAAATTCTTAGCTGTGTACGTTTGAATCTTTACAGTTTAACTTACCTTCTAAGCAGCTAGCAAAGTTTCTGCCATTCTAGCCATGTATTTACGACATTTTCATACTACCCTGTCTCCAAAAATGTACATGATCTTTACCTCCTGTTACTCCTGCAAGAGCCCCATAGACTGGAGTATGTTAGACCAAGAAAGTTGAAAGGTAAACCCAGAAAGACTTGTGGCTGAACAGGTTCCCATATCTTAGGATGAGCTACAATATACATTTTTTGGCAAGTCAAGTCTGCCTTCCcactcactccccccccaccaccatctcACAAGCATGTGCTCAGCTCCAAATAAGGCAGATAACTCCTCCAGGGGCCATTTTGGCTTGAGAAAATGGCACAGGGGCAGGCAGGAGCTCTTACATGCTGTTTTTCCAAACCaaattacctcccccccacccccagtttttaaaatgacattatCTCAGAGGCAGTCAGTCTATGAGCAGCAAAGGCAGCTACCCGGGGCCTCATGCTGTGTGCAGCCACCCACCCCCTAGCCCTCACTGAAGAGGGGCGGCTGGTTTGGCAGCAGTTGCTGCTCTCATCTGCCCCCTCTAGGCCTCCAACAGCTGGCTCAGCAGCAgtggccagaaggaaggaaggggtggaaagaaagcaactttaactttaaatgcattctctaaaccactggctggcttggcttggagaagtgatttaaagagagaaatgccttctccaagctgtccaaCATGGTGGTGGGTGTTTCAAAAGTgtgtgagagccacatgtggctcctgagccacggttCGGCCACCCCAGCCATAGAgtatccatttttctccagggaactgatatctgtagtctggagataaagtGTAATCCTGGGGGTTCCTccagttccacctggaggctggcatccctatctgggGATAACTGATGCGGGGGAGGTGTAGAGTGAAAGCTATCATTTTAACGCTGTAGTGAGCTTACCACAAACACGTTGCGGTTGAAAACAGAACActggattaaaaaaaactttccatCTGATCCAGGAAGGCAAGTTTTATACTTTCTTCTTACAAACAATAACAGGAGCCAAGATTTCATAGCCATGATGTAATTTGACAAGGGAGTGTCATATTTACTCTGTTGTGTAAGGGGGCATTTTGATCCTCATGGGCTTTCACACTGTAAGCTTGTTTTGAGCAGAAAAGATAATTGCCTTGAATCATTCATCTTGCACAATCGCCATCCTTTTTCACTactactagactcaaactttgttctgctgcttcagaccaacacggctaccccacctgaatcagCTATTCCTGTGACTCTACCAGCTAAATAGGAATGTAGCCAAGCTCTAGGATAATcacttaggattgccagccttccaggtggagcctggagatctcctgtttttacaactgatctacagctgacagagatctgtttccctggataaaatggctgctttgaagggtggactccatggcattgtaccatgctgaggcccctccccaaactctgccctctcctgaatccacctccaaagtctccagatattttccaacgcAGAACTGGCAAACCCTATTTCCACCCCACCTGTGGGAAGAGCTCCTGCCTTCAATGGCAACATAGACAGTTGAGGCTTTCCCTATGCCTTTCTTTTCATACTGGAAAATGCAGTGCCTCTGGAACTTTGACCTGCCATGCAGCTGTTAAAATCATGgtagttaaaaaaacaaacacacacatctcTTGAGTTTGACAAGTTTGGCAGCCCACGAAAAACCTACACTGGCTGACCTGCTACATTTATGTAGTTCATGTAGCTTGTAAGCAGAGTGTTCCTGGCAACTATGGGAAACCCCTCTCTCCTCTAACTTGACTGTCACTAGAGGAAAATTCCATGCTTACTACCTCAAGAATTCTGTGATGATTTCTTGTTACTGGGACAATTAAAACATTGGCATTGGAAGCTTTTagtgtcttgtggttctcaattgtctaaaacaggggtggccaacggtagctctccagatgttttttgcctacaactcccatcagccccagccattggccatgctggctggggctgatgggagttgtaggcaaaaaatatttggagagctaccgttggccaccccggtctaAAAGAACAGGAACTATTTCCATCTGTagttgaagatgaagatgaagattatattggatttatatcccgccctccactccgaagagtctcagagcagctcacaatctcctttaccttcctcccccacaacagacaccctgtgaggtgggtggggctggagagggctctcacagcagctgccctttcaaggacaacctctgccagagctatggctgacccaaggccattccagcaggtgcaagtggaggagtggggaatcaaacctggttctcccagataagagtccgcacacttaaccactacacccaactggctctccagttactaTTCCACTAGAAAATTCAAGGGCTTCTACATGTTCATATAGAAAAGTGGCAATGATTTACGGGAAATAGAATCTCTAGATCCCTGGGCAAAGTTTTTAAATAATCCTCTACACCATGAAATGCAGATTCAGGTTGGCAACAATCTAAGTCCTCTTGCCAGACATTA from Heteronotia binoei isolate CCM8104 ecotype False Entrance Well unplaced genomic scaffold, APGP_CSIRO_Hbin_v1 ptg000807l, whole genome shotgun sequence harbors:
- the LOC132590803 gene encoding heat shock protein beta-8-like — encoded protein: MQNSFLVRTTFGKLFSLDLLKGFFPTTLLLAGKHEEQQEEGGIVSKNFTKKIQLPGEVDPTTVFASLSPEGLLIIEGPQIPPYYQYGDSSYGNEIPVDNQETTCA